A window of Metabacillus sp. B2-18 contains these coding sequences:
- a CDS encoding KinB-signaling pathway activation protein produces MKSRNWVRLFLSTLLVGGVATSIIGFLLKWEEYKELFITFDVLEILSVLFWLFGVGLIFSVISQMGFFAYLTIHRFGLGIFRSTSLWNIAQLFLIIFVLFDLVYFRYQLFSKENEALTSYILIAGYVFIVGLIVAFMKRKDTNKEAFVPALFFMIVVTVIEWFPALRVNEEDWLLLMLIPIQICNAYQLLMLPKFLQQKRS; encoded by the coding sequence GTGAAAAGTAGAAATTGGGTTCGATTATTTTTAAGTACTTTGCTAGTTGGTGGAGTAGCTACAAGTATTATTGGCTTTCTCTTGAAATGGGAAGAATATAAAGAATTATTTATTACTTTTGATGTACTTGAGATTCTATCTGTTTTATTCTGGTTATTCGGAGTAGGTTTAATTTTTAGCGTTATATCTCAAATGGGTTTTTTCGCTTATTTAACCATACATAGGTTCGGGTTAGGAATATTTAGATCAACTTCTTTATGGAATATTGCTCAGCTCTTTTTAATTATTTTTGTTTTATTTGACCTAGTTTACTTCAGATATCAGTTATTCAGTAAAGAGAATGAAGCGTTAACATCTTATATCTTAATAGCAGGTTATGTCTTTATTGTTGGACTTATAGTTGCTTTCATGAAAAGAAAAGATACGAATAAAGAGGCATTTGTACCTGCTTTATTCTTTATGATTGTCGTAACTGTTATTGAATGGTTTCCAGCATTGCGCGTTAACGAAGAGGACTGGCTACTACTCATGCTTATTCCTATTCAAATCTGTAATGCCTACCAGTTATTAATGCTTCCTAAATTTCTTCAGCAAAAAAGGAGCTAA
- the glmS gene encoding glutamine--fructose-6-phosphate transaminase (isomerizing), translated as MCGIVGYIGKQDSKEILLKGLEKLEYRGYDSAGIAAMNQDGVHIFKEKGRIAKLREIVDEKVEATTGIGHTRWATHGVPSQVNAHPHQSTSSRFTLVHNGVIENYSIIKREHLTGVDFKSDTDTEIIVQVIEKFVHEGLEVEEAFRQTLSILKGSYAIALLDEQNPDMIYVAKNKSPLLVGLGDGSFNVVASDAMAMLQVTDQYVEIMDKEMVFVERETVTIKDLKGNVIERAPYKAELDASDIEKGTYPHYMLKEIDEQPLVTRKIIAKYRNENGGLTVDEDIVNAVNAADRIYIIAAGTSYHAGLIGKQFIENWAKIPVEVHIASEFSYNMPLLSANPLFIFISQSGETADSRSVLVQIKELGHKALTVTNVPGSTLSREADYTMLLHAGPEIAVASTKAYTAQLAVLSILAAVAAEGKGRSLEFDLTKELGIVANAMEVLCDQKEEMEEIAKEYFATTRNAFFIGRSVDYYVGLEGALKLKEISYIQAEGFAGGELKHGTIALIENGTPIIALSTQEHVNLSIRGNVKEVVARGANPCIISMKGLEEEDDRFVLPLVHEQLAPLVSVVPLQLISYYAALHRGCDVDKPRNLAKSVTVE; from the coding sequence ATGTGCGGAATCGTTGGTTATATTGGCAAACAGGACTCTAAAGAAATTTTATTAAAAGGTTTAGAAAAATTAGAATACCGTGGATATGATTCAGCAGGTATTGCTGCTATGAATCAAGATGGCGTTCATATTTTTAAGGAAAAGGGTCGTATTGCTAAGCTACGTGAAATCGTTGATGAAAAAGTTGAAGCAACTACTGGGATTGGTCATACTAGATGGGCAACACATGGTGTTCCAAGTCAAGTAAATGCACATCCACATCAAAGTACTTCATCAAGATTTACACTTGTTCATAATGGTGTTATTGAGAATTACTCAATCATAAAGCGTGAACATTTAACTGGTGTTGATTTTAAAAGTGACACAGACACAGAAATTATTGTTCAAGTGATTGAGAAATTTGTTCATGAAGGATTAGAGGTTGAAGAAGCGTTCCGTCAAACGTTATCAATCTTAAAAGGCTCATATGCAATTGCGTTATTAGATGAGCAAAATCCGGATATGATCTATGTAGCTAAAAATAAAAGTCCACTACTTGTTGGTTTAGGAGACGGTAGCTTTAATGTTGTTGCTTCAGATGCAATGGCAATGCTGCAAGTAACAGATCAATACGTAGAAATTATGGATAAAGAAATGGTGTTCGTTGAACGCGAAACAGTTACGATTAAAGATTTAAAAGGTAACGTAATTGAACGTGCTCCTTATAAAGCAGAGCTTGACGCAAGCGATATTGAAAAGGGCACATATCCTCACTACATGTTAAAAGAAATTGATGAACAGCCATTAGTAACTAGAAAAATCATTGCTAAATACCGTAATGAAAATGGTGGGCTAACGGTTGATGAAGATATCGTAAATGCAGTTAATGCAGCAGATCGAATTTATATTATTGCAGCTGGAACTAGTTACCATGCTGGTTTAATTGGAAAGCAGTTTATCGAAAATTGGGCTAAGATTCCAGTAGAAGTGCATATTGCAAGTGAGTTTTCTTATAATATGCCATTATTATCAGCAAATCCATTATTTATCTTTATCTCACAAAGTGGTGAAACGGCAGATAGCCGCTCAGTACTAGTACAAATTAAAGAACTAGGTCATAAGGCGTTAACGGTAACGAATGTGCCTGGATCTACTTTATCTCGTGAAGCGGATTATACGATGTTATTACATGCAGGTCCTGAAATTGCTGTTGCTTCTACAAAAGCATATACAGCACAATTAGCTGTTCTTTCCATTCTTGCAGCAGTTGCAGCTGAAGGAAAAGGCCGCTCATTGGAATTTGATTTAACAAAAGAACTTGGTATTGTAGCAAATGCAATGGAAGTACTTTGTGATCAAAAAGAAGAAATGGAAGAAATTGCGAAAGAATACTTTGCAACAACTCGAAATGCTTTCTTTATCGGACGCTCTGTTGACTATTATGTTGGCTTAGAAGGCGCGTTAAAGCTGAAAGAAATCTCTTACATTCAAGCAGAAGGTTTTGCTGGTGGAGAATTAAAGCATGGTACAATCGCTCTTATTGAGAATGGTACACCAATTATTGCTTTATCAACTCAAGAGCATGTAAACCTAAGTATTCGTGGGAATGTAAAAGAAGTTGTGGCACGTGGTGCAAATCCATGTATCATTTCTATGAAAGGCTTAGAAGAAGAAGACGACCGCTTCGTTCTTCCACTTGTTCATGAACAGCTTGCACCTCTAGTATCAGTAGTACCACTACAACTGATCTCTTACTATGCAGCATTACACCGTGGTTGTGACGTTGATAAGCCACGTAACCTTGCTAAAAGTGTTACAGTTGAGTAA
- the sigW gene encoding RNA polymerase sigma factor SigW produces the protein METIVKKRIKQVKKGDQNAFAEIVDLYKDKIYQLCYRMLGNAHEAEDIAQEAFIRAYVNIHTYDMNKKFSTWLYRIATNLSIDRIRKKKPDYYLDAEVSGTDGLNMYSQVAADVTLPEEELETLELQETIQKEILKLPDKYRTVIVLKYIDELSLIEISEILNIPVGTVKTRIHRGREALRKQLRHL, from the coding sequence ATGGAGACAATAGTAAAAAAACGAATTAAACAGGTGAAAAAAGGTGATCAAAATGCTTTTGCTGAGATTGTCGATTTGTACAAGGATAAAATCTATCAACTTTGTTACAGGATGCTAGGAAATGCGCATGAAGCAGAAGATATTGCACAGGAAGCCTTTATAAGAGCATATGTAAATATTCACACATATGATATGAATAAAAAGTTTTCTACATGGTTATACCGTATTGCAACGAATCTTTCTATAGACCGTATTCGTAAAAAAAAGCCAGATTATTATCTGGATGCTGAGGTTTCCGGAACAGATGGTTTAAATATGTATTCACAGGTAGCTGCCGATGTAACACTACCTGAAGAGGAACTTGAAACATTGGAATTGCAAGAGACCATTCAAAAGGAAATATTAAAGCTTCCGGATAAGTATAGAACTGTAATTGTCTTAAAGTATATAGATGAGCTTTCTCTTATAGAAATAAGCGAAATCCTGAATATACCTGTTGGAACCGTTAAAACTCGTATACATCGAGGTAGAGAGGCTTTAAGAAAACAATTAAGGCACTTATGA
- a CDS encoding CdaR family protein, whose protein sequence is MDRLMNNHWVMRIIALFLAIMLYASVNIESGSQGGTQSTNPFSSSPSLDKATVTDVPVVTYFDQENLVVTGVPETVNVTLEGPTVALTKARTVKDFEIYADLNNLSIGTHRVQLKIKNLSEDLEASINPSTITVSIEEKVTKDFPVEVDFTNEDKLEEGYTPDQPIVNPNSIRVTASKEVIDRIETVQATVNLETAKETINQESRITIYDSDGNILPVEVEPSVVDVTVPIKSPSKTLPFKISREGELEKGLSILSIEPNPKEITVYGPLDVLEKYEFLDGIKVDLSEIQKDTTIEVDVPVPEGITKVSPEKIKIEIDVEEQQEKVFSSQKIQEVGLSEGKVFDYIDPDSGAMDLTVYGATSVINEIKSDDIELYINLSDLADGEHEVEVQVNGPQNLTWSLQKEKVKVRISSAS, encoded by the coding sequence ATGGATAGGTTGATGAATAACCATTGGGTAATGAGGATAATTGCCTTGTTCCTCGCAATCATGCTGTATGCATCTGTTAACATAGAATCTGGATCTCAAGGAGGAACCCAATCAACAAATCCTTTTAGTTCTTCTCCCTCATTGGATAAGGCAACTGTCACGGATGTGCCAGTCGTTACATACTTTGATCAAGAAAATCTTGTTGTTACAGGGGTACCAGAAACAGTTAATGTAACATTAGAAGGTCCAACGGTTGCATTGACAAAAGCAAGGACAGTTAAAGACTTTGAGATATATGCTGATTTAAATAATTTATCTATAGGTACTCATCGTGTTCAACTTAAAATTAAAAACTTATCCGAGGATTTAGAGGCAAGTATTAATCCTTCTACTATCACAGTTTCAATTGAAGAGAAGGTTACAAAGGATTTCCCAGTTGAGGTTGATTTTACTAATGAAGATAAATTAGAGGAAGGTTACACACCTGATCAGCCAATTGTAAATCCAAACAGTATTCGCGTTACGGCATCAAAAGAGGTTATTGACCGTATTGAAACAGTTCAGGCAACAGTGAATTTAGAAACTGCCAAGGAAACGATTAACCAGGAATCTAGAATTACGATTTATGATAGCGATGGAAACATTCTTCCAGTGGAAGTAGAACCATCTGTTGTAGATGTGACAGTACCAATTAAAAGCCCAAGTAAAACTCTCCCTTTTAAGATAAGCAGGGAAGGAGAGCTTGAAAAGGGTTTAAGTATCTTAAGTATAGAACCTAATCCGAAAGAAATTACGGTATACGGACCACTTGATGTTCTTGAAAAATATGAATTTCTAGATGGTATAAAAGTAGATCTTTCAGAGATCCAAAAGGATACAACTATAGAAGTTGATGTCCCGGTACCGGAGGGCATCACGAAAGTTAGTCCAGAAAAAATTAAGATCGAAATAGATGTGGAAGAGCAACAAGAAAAGGTGTTTTCCAGTCAAAAAATACAGGAAGTAGGGCTTTCTGAAGGAAAGGTCTTCGACTATATTGATCCTGATTCAGGAGCGATGGACCTTACCGTTTACGGTGCTACGAGTGTGATTAATGAGATAAAATCAGATGATATTGAATTATATATAAACCTGTCAGATTTAGCGGATGGTGAACATGAGGTGGAAGTTCAAGTTAATGGTCCTCAAAATCTTACTTGGTCATTGCAAAAAGAAAAGGTAAAAGTGAGAATTTCTTCAGCCTCTTAA
- the cdaA gene encoding diadenylate cyclase CdaA, with amino-acid sequence MGYEDLPILQYLRIAVDILLVWYVIYKLIMVARGTKAVQLLKGITVIIVVRMLSHYFGLSTLQWLMDQAITWGFLAIIIIFQPELRRALEQLGRGRLFSRSGQPGEDDPEIIVESIVKATDYMAKRRIGALMSIEKETGMSDYIETGIALNSRISSELLINLFIPNTPLHDGAVIIQKNQVAAAACYLPLSESPFISKELGTRHRAALGISEVTDSLTIIVSEETGSVSAARNSELHRNLNQDELREILQKELHSTTKTVSSNRWHWRGKKDG; translated from the coding sequence ATGGGTTATGAGGATTTACCAATATTGCAATACCTCCGTATAGCTGTTGACATTCTCCTTGTATGGTACGTTATCTATAAATTAATAATGGTAGCAAGGGGAACTAAGGCTGTACAGTTGTTAAAAGGAATTACCGTGATTATCGTTGTTCGAATGCTTAGTCATTATTTTGGGCTAAGTACTTTGCAATGGTTAATGGACCAGGCAATAACATGGGGATTTCTAGCTATTATCATAATATTTCAACCAGAGCTTCGTAGAGCCTTGGAACAATTAGGAAGAGGCCGCTTATTTTCTAGAAGTGGTCAGCCGGGTGAAGATGACCCTGAAATAATAGTCGAGTCTATTGTGAAGGCAACAGACTATATGGCAAAACGTCGCATTGGGGCACTTATGTCAATAGAGAAAGAAACTGGGATGAGTGATTACATAGAAACAGGAATTGCCTTAAATTCAAGAATCTCATCTGAGTTATTAATTAATCTCTTTATCCCTAATACACCTCTTCATGATGGTGCTGTTATTATTCAAAAAAATCAAGTAGCTGCGGCAGCATGTTACCTGCCTTTATCAGAAAGTCCATTCATATCCAAGGAATTGGGTACACGACATCGTGCAGCACTTGGAATCAGTGAGGTTACTGATAGTCTTACAATTATAGTTTCAGAAGAAACAGGAAGCGTTTCTGCTGCTAGAAACAGTGAGCTGCATCGAAACTTAAATCAAGATGAATTAAGAGAGATTTTACAAAAAGAATTACATTCTACAACAAAAACCGTTTCCTCAAACCGTTGGCATTGGAGGGGGAAAAAAGATGGATAG
- the pdaB gene encoding polysaccharide deacetylase family sporulation protein PdaB: MNQFHVFHIKKIKQLALIMLAAFFTAGILYVENVLNYPVFSTSDGPKAIYRGETKNNEIALTFDISWGDVKAESILDTLKKQNIKNSTFFLSASWAERHPDVVKRIKEDGHQIGSMGYNYKDYRDLEPNEVRKDLSMAQEVFTKLGVKDIKLLRPPSGGFNKDVLKIASQQGYTVVHYSVDSDDWTNPGVEAIVQNATSSIKGGDIVLLHASDSAKQTNEALPTIIKEIRSKGLKNVTVDELIANAQTKSSEVK; encoded by the coding sequence ATGAATCAATTTCACGTATTTCATATTAAGAAAATTAAACAATTGGCCTTAATTATGTTGGCTGCATTTTTCACTGCCGGAATTCTATATGTTGAGAATGTATTAAACTATCCTGTTTTCTCAACATCAGATGGCCCAAAAGCGATTTATCGAGGAGAAACGAAAAACAATGAAATTGCTTTAACCTTTGATATAAGCTGGGGAGATGTTAAAGCCGAGAGTATTCTTGATACATTAAAAAAGCAGAACATAAAAAATAGCACATTCTTTTTATCTGCTTCATGGGCTGAAAGACATCCTGATGTTGTAAAACGGATTAAAGAAGATGGGCACCAGATTGGAAGCATGGGATATAACTACAAAGATTATCGAGATTTGGAGCCAAATGAAGTGAGAAAAGACCTATCCATGGCTCAAGAGGTATTCACTAAACTTGGTGTAAAGGATATTAAATTGCTCCGCCCACCAAGTGGAGGCTTTAATAAAGATGTTCTTAAAATTGCTTCACAGCAAGGGTATACAGTAGTGCATTATAGTGTTGATTCAGATGATTGGACCAACCCTGGTGTTGAAGCAATTGTACAGAACGCTACTTCTTCTATTAAAGGTGGAGATATTGTTCTATTGCATGCATCTGATTCAGCTAAACAAACAAATGAGGCTCTTCCCACAATTATTAAGGAAATAAGAAGTAAAGGATTAAAAAATGTTACAGTCGATGAATTAATTGCTAATGCTCAAACAAAGTCTTCTGAAGTTAAATAG
- the glmM gene encoding phosphoglucosamine mutase: MGKYFGTDGVRGVANSELTPELAFKIGRFGGYVLTKDKERPKVIIGRDTRISGHMLEGALVAGLLSIGAEVMRLGVISTPGVAFLTKALGAEAGVMISASHNPVEDNGIKYFGPDGFKLSDEQELEIERLMDEEEDTLPRPVGKNLGQVNDYFEGGQKYLQFLKQTVDEDFTGIHVALDCAHGATSSLATHLFADLDADVSTMGTSPNGLNINDGVGSTHPEALAEFLKEKNADIGLAFDGDGDRLIAVDENGDIVDGDQIMYICAKFLNSEGRLKKNTVVSTVMSNLGFYKGLEEHSINSIPTAVGDRYVVEEMKRNDYNLGGEQSGHIIFLDYNTTGDGLLTGLQLVNIMKLTGKKLSELANEMTKYPQLLINVKVTDKYRVTENEKVSEIISAVEEEMNGNGRILVRPSGTEPLVRVMAEAPTEEQCRDYVNRIVAVVKEEMGME, from the coding sequence ATGGGAAAGTATTTTGGTACAGATGGAGTACGAGGAGTTGCAAATAGTGAATTAACACCTGAATTAGCCTTTAAAATTGGTCGATTTGGTGGATATGTTCTAACAAAGGATAAAGAAAGACCAAAGGTTATTATCGGCAGAGATACTCGTATCTCAGGTCATATGTTAGAAGGGGCTCTTGTAGCAGGACTACTGTCAATAGGAGCCGAGGTGATGCGTTTAGGTGTTATCTCAACACCAGGTGTAGCTTTCTTAACCAAGGCTCTTGGTGCTGAAGCAGGGGTCATGATTTCAGCATCACATAACCCTGTAGAAGACAATGGAATTAAATATTTCGGTCCAGACGGTTTCAAACTTTCTGATGAGCAAGAGCTTGAGATCGAAAGACTAATGGATGAAGAAGAAGATACATTACCTAGACCTGTTGGTAAAAATTTAGGACAAGTAAATGATTATTTTGAAGGTGGCCAAAAGTATTTACAATTCCTAAAACAAACAGTTGATGAAGACTTCACTGGTATACATGTAGCATTAGATTGTGCACATGGAGCAACATCATCTCTTGCTACTCATTTATTTGCAGATCTTGATGCTGATGTTTCTACGATGGGAACATCGCCTAATGGGTTAAACATTAATGACGGTGTAGGATCGACACATCCAGAAGCACTGGCTGAATTCTTAAAGGAGAAAAATGCTGATATTGGTTTAGCATTCGATGGAGATGGTGATCGCCTCATTGCTGTTGATGAAAACGGTGATATTGTTGATGGTGATCAGATTATGTACATTTGTGCAAAATTCTTAAATAGTGAAGGCCGTTTAAAAAAGAACACTGTTGTTTCAACGGTTATGAGTAACTTAGGCTTTTACAAAGGGTTAGAAGAGCATTCTATTAATAGCATTCCGACTGCTGTTGGAGACCGTTATGTTGTAGAAGAAATGAAAAGAAATGATTATAACCTCGGTGGAGAGCAATCAGGTCATATTATCTTCCTTGACTATAACACAACGGGTGACGGTCTTCTTACGGGATTACAATTAGTTAATATTATGAAGTTAACAGGTAAAAAATTATCTGAACTTGCAAATGAAATGACAAAGTACCCACAGTTGTTGATAAATGTAAAAGTAACGGATAAATATAGAGTAACTGAAAATGAAAAGGTAAGTGAAATCATTTCTGCTGTTGAAGAAGAAATGAACGGAAACGGCCGTATATTAGTACGTCCTTCAGGAACAGAACCACTTGTCCGTGTTATGGCTGAAGCTCCAACAGAAGAGCAATGTCGTGACTATGTTAATCGAATTGTTGCTGTAGTAAAAGAAGAAATGGGTATGGAATAA
- the gerD gene encoding spore germination lipoprotein GerD — MKRYSLLMTLAVFIFMSGCAPREESGTQMDYEETKKMVVDILKTDDGKKALQEVMKDEEMKQVLIMDQSVVKETIKTTLTSEEGTKFWQKVFEDPKFVESFATSIKDEHEKVIKELMKDPDYQKLLIDVFKDPEMEKNFLTAAKSQEFRKHLQEVITETLSSPLYKAQIQETLLKAAEEAGQQSGGGKEAEQGGGGQSGGSGEESGGGGS; from the coding sequence ATGAAGAGATACTCGCTCCTCATGACTTTAGCTGTTTTTATCTTTATGTCTGGGTGTGCTCCAAGAGAAGAATCAGGCACACAGATGGACTATGAGGAAACTAAAAAGATGGTTGTTGATATATTAAAAACAGACGATGGGAAAAAGGCGTTACAGGAAGTCATGAAAGATGAAGAAATGAAACAGGTCTTAATCATGGACCAAAGCGTTGTGAAAGAAACGATTAAAACAACGCTAACTTCTGAAGAAGGAACTAAATTTTGGCAAAAAGTATTTGAAGATCCAAAATTTGTAGAAAGCTTTGCTACAAGTATTAAGGATGAACACGAGAAGGTTATTAAAGAACTAATGAAAGATCCTGACTATCAGAAATTGCTTATCGATGTATTTAAAGATCCAGAAATGGAAAAGAATTTCCTTACCGCTGCTAAAAGTCAAGAATTCAGAAAACATCTTCAAGAAGTCATTACAGAAACCCTTTCTAGTCCACTATATAAGGCACAAATTCAGGAAACTCTGTTAAAAGCAGCAGAAGAAGCAGGCCAACAAAGTGGTGGTGGCAAAGAAG
- a CDS encoding anti-sigma factor family protein, giving the protein MSCSSEYVQLLHKYLDLELTSSEEKMVKDHLHTCESCYQHFHELEKAVALVKSTSHIEAPLNFTEAVMNNLPREKRTVSWNRWLKSHPLLTAASLFIVLMTGSLLSAWNEDQHFSVSRQSNLVVENSKVIVPKNEVVKGDVIVKNGTLTIEGTVDGDVTVINGEQYMASAGQVTGEIEEVDEMFEWLWYHMKSVSKEVVEVFN; this is encoded by the coding sequence ATGAGCTGTTCTTCAGAATATGTTCAACTATTGCATAAATATTTGGATCTTGAATTAACATCAAGTGAGGAAAAAATGGTTAAGGACCATCTTCATACATGTGAGTCTTGTTATCAACATTTTCATGAACTTGAAAAGGCTGTTGCTCTAGTCAAAAGCACATCACATATTGAAGCTCCTCTTAATTTTACTGAAGCTGTTATGAATAATCTTCCACGAGAAAAAAGAACTGTTTCATGGAATCGTTGGTTAAAAAGTCACCCACTATTAACGGCAGCTTCTCTTTTTATTGTTTTGATGACAGGGAGCTTGCTTTCTGCTTGGAATGAAGATCAACATTTTAGTGTATCGAGACAAAGTAATTTAGTTGTTGAAAATAGTAAAGTGATCGTTCCTAAAAATGAAGTTGTTAAAGGTGATGTAATTGTTAAAAATGGAACATTAACGATTGAGGGTACAGTTGACGGAGATGTGACAGTTATAAATGGAGAGCAATACATGGCTTCGGCTGGTCAAGTGACTGGAGAAATTGAGGAAGTTGATGAAATGTTTGAATGGTTATGGTATCACATGAAATCTGTTTCTAAAGAAGTCGTAGAGGTTTTTAACTAG
- a CDS encoding MIP/aquaporin family protein, which produces MSAFLGEVIGTMILIIFGGGVVGGVVLNKSKAQDSGWIVITLGWGFAVAFGAYAVGSVSGAHLNPAVTIGFASIGEFPWADVPSYIAGQMIGAFLGATIVWLYYYPHWQATEDKAAKLAVFSTDPAIAHTPSNFISEVLGTAVLIFGLLSIGANEFTEGLNPIIVGFFITAIGLSLGGTTGYAINPARDLGPRIAHFLLPIAGKGSSNWKYAWIPVIGPIVGGVLGAQFHHAVFVGGTNNALYILIGILAVIALVVKVSHTNKGFEAKKQEVM; this is translated from the coding sequence GTGTCAGCATTTTTAGGGGAAGTTATAGGAACAATGATTTTGATTATTTTCGGTGGTGGTGTAGTAGGTGGTGTTGTGCTTAATAAATCAAAAGCACAGGACTCTGGTTGGATTGTCATTACTCTAGGTTGGGGGTTTGCAGTAGCATTTGGAGCTTATGCGGTTGGAAGTGTAAGCGGTGCACATTTAAATCCAGCGGTTACAATTGGTTTCGCCTCTATTGGCGAGTTCCCATGGGCAGATGTTCCATCATATATCGCGGGGCAAATGATCGGGGCATTTCTAGGTGCTACGATTGTATGGTTATACTATTACCCGCATTGGCAGGCAACAGAAGATAAAGCTGCAAAATTAGCAGTGTTTTCTACAGACCCAGCCATTGCACATACACCTTCTAACTTTATAAGTGAAGTGTTAGGTACAGCTGTTTTAATTTTTGGTCTCTTATCTATTGGTGCTAACGAGTTTACAGAAGGGTTAAATCCAATTATAGTTGGTTTCTTTATCACAGCCATTGGATTATCACTAGGTGGTACAACAGGGTATGCCATTAATCCAGCACGTGACTTAGGTCCACGTATTGCACACTTTTTACTCCCGATTGCAGGGAAAGGCTCTTCTAACTGGAAATATGCTTGGATTCCTGTTATTGGTCCAATCGTTGGTGGTGTTCTTGGTGCTCAATTTCATCACGCTGTGTTTGTTGGTGGAACTAATAACGCCCTTTATATTTTAATAGGAATATTAGCAGTTATTGCGTTAGTTGTAAAAGTATCTCACACAAATAAAGGATTTGAAGCAAAAAAACAAGAAGTAATGTAA